In Geminocystis sp. NIES-3708, a single window of DNA contains:
- a CDS encoding NrtR DNA-binding winged helix domain-containing protein: MNNSPMTNHPSSTTETHYNSEADFLDHYNPKIFDRPSTSVDTVIFTVFDQQLQVLLVKRANYPFKNQWALVGGFIDLENDETLEDTAKRKLEEKTGVKTPYLEQCFTIGNKQRDPRGWSVTTVYFALLPHQNIKLAIGKGANEIKWSSIINNQVKELLAFDHSKILRQAIERLRNKVLYTSLPSYLMAEKFTLGDLQKVYEIILDHSLETKSFRRRIAKADILEETTEMRQDAKRPAKLYRLKNDVNTYFFLRTIEGAVNT, encoded by the coding sequence ATGAATAATTCACCAATGACAAATCATCCATCATCAACAACAGAAACACACTATAATTCTGAAGCTGATTTTCTTGATCATTATAATCCTAAAATCTTTGATCGTCCTAGCACTTCTGTTGACACTGTAATTTTCACAGTTTTTGATCAACAATTGCAAGTTCTCCTTGTAAAACGGGCAAATTACCCTTTCAAAAATCAATGGGCGTTAGTGGGTGGTTTTATCGATTTAGAAAATGATGAAACTTTAGAAGATACTGCTAAACGTAAATTAGAGGAGAAAACAGGAGTAAAAACTCCCTATTTAGAGCAATGCTTCACTATTGGCAATAAACAACGAGATCCAAGAGGATGGTCTGTAACTACCGTTTATTTTGCTTTATTACCCCATCAGAATATTAAACTTGCCATCGGAAAAGGGGCTAATGAGATCAAATGGTCTTCTATTATTAATAATCAAGTAAAAGAATTATTAGCCTTCGATCATAGTAAAATTTTACGTCAAGCTATCGAACGTTTACGTAATAAAGTTTTATATACTTCTTTACCTTCCTATTTAATGGCTGAAAAGTTTACTTTAGGAGATTTACAAAAAGTTTATGAGATAATTCTCGATCATAGTTTAGAAACAAAATCTTTTCGGCGTCGTATAGCTAAAGCTGATATTTTAGAAGAAACCACAGAAATGCGTCAAGATGCAAAACGTCCTGCCAAATTATATCGTTTAAAAAATGACGTTAATACTTATTTCTTTTTAAGAACTATCGAAGGTGCTGTTAATACTTAA